DNA from Pseudomonas mendocina:
GCAAACGCAACATTCGCTGCGACGTGCTGTACCTGGATGCCGAAGACGAGACCCTGCTCAAGCGTTTCTCGGAAACCCGCCGTCGCCACCCACTGACCAATGACAATCGCTCATTGGCCGAAGCCATCGCCTACGAAAGCCAGTTGCTGGCGCCGATCACCGATCGTGCCGACCTGAAGATCGACACCACCCGCCTGAACCTCTACCAGCTACGCGATACGCTAAAATTGCGCCTGCTCGGCCAGACCCAGACGGGCACCGCCTTTCTCGTCGAATCCTTCGGTTTCAAACGCGGCATGCCGGTAGACGCCGATCTGGTATTCGATGCGCGTTGCCTGCCCAACCCCTACTGGAAACCCGAGCTGCGGGATTTTTCCGGGCTCGATCAACCGGTCATCGACTACCTCGCCGCACAGCCGGAAGTGGAGGAGATGTACCAGGATATCCACGCCTACCTGGACAAGTGGCTGCCGCGTTTCGCTGCCAGTAACCGCGCCTACGTGACTATCGCCATTGGCTGCACGGGAGGCCATCACCGCTCGGTCTACCTGGCAAGCCGCCTGAGCGAGGCCCTGAAACAGTCATTGCAAAACGTCCAGGTTCGTCACCGCGACCTCAGTTAAGGAACCACAGCCGCGATGCCAGCCCGTGAAATCACCATCATCAACAAGCTCGGCCTGCATGCCCGCGCGGCGGCCAAGTTCGTCGGCGTTGCGAGCACCTATCCATGCCAGGTGCGTATAGGGCGCGCCCCAGAAAGCCTGGTGGATGGCAAGAGCATCATGGCGGTCATGATGCTCGCCGCCGGCAAAGGCACGCCAGTACACCTGCATACCGAAGGTGCCCAGGAGCAAGAGGCGATGGATGCGCTGATCGGGCTGATCGAAAACTACTTCGACGAAGGCGAGTAGCGCCGCCTGGCGCGCAATACGCACATCCTCCCCGTTCTGATGGCAATCGCCTACACCAACGCGGTATCCAGCACCATCATCAGACAAAAGCCGGCCGCCACAGCCAGACTGGCATCGGCGCGGTGTCCATTGGCATGAGCTTCGGGAATGATCTCGTGGATCACGGCGAACAGCATGGCCCCGGCAGCCAGCGCCAAGCCCCATGGCAGCAGCACGTGCGACACACCTACCAGCCAGGCGCAGAGCACGGCGAACACAGGTTCCACCAGGCCTGACGCTGCACCGATCAGGACTGCCTGGCCCCGCCCCATTCCCGCGCTGGCCAGCACCAGGGCGACGATCAGCCCCTCCGGTACGTCCTGCAGGGCGATGCCGATAGCCAAACTATCGGCGCCACTCAGTCCCGCCCCTGCCGCTACGCCAACGGCCATGCCTTCGGGCACGTTGTGCAGCATGATGGCAATGACGAACAGCAAAACCCCGGAGGCCAGGCCGTCCTGCGCTCGATCAGACTCGTCGTGACGCTGTCGCTGCGCCAGCAGTCGTCCCAGCCCCAACAGCGCCGCAGCCCCCAGCAACACACCGATACTGGTGAGCATGCCCGCACTCCAGGGACTGAAGCCCTGCTCGCCGGCGACCTCGAGCGCAGGTACCAACAGCGAAAACACTGTCGCTGCGAGCATCACACCCCCGCCGAAGCCCAGCAACCGGCCGTGCCAACGCTCAGACAACTCGCCCATGAACAACACCGGCAAGGCACCGAGAGCAGTCCCTGTTGCGCATAGCAGGCCACCACGCAGCGCCCGCAACAGTTCAGGCTGCGCGTTCTGGTCGAGCATTACGAGCGCCTGGATGAGCAACAACAAGCCGCCGCACAGCAGAATCGCGCCACCGAGCAGATAGCGAAAAACCCGGCCATGGAGGTCGGGCAAGGACGTCAGCAAGGTTCGCATCCTGTTCACAATCCGCCTGTTCAGCTCAGGGCCTGTCGATATCGGCGCGCCACTTCACGCCATTCGATTACATTGAAGAACGCGCCGATGTATTCCGGCCGGCGGTTCTGATAACGCAGGTAGTAGGCATGCTCCCAGACATCGAGACCGAGAATCGGCGTATTGCCATGCATCAGCGGGCTGTCCTGATTGGCACTGCTTTCCACTACCAGCTTCTTCTCCGGCGTCACGCTGAGCCAGGCCCAGCCGCTACCGAAGCGGGTCAGTGCAGCCTTGGTGAACAAATCCTTGAAAGCCGCGAACCCACCTAGTTCGGCATCGATAGCCGCCGCCAGTTCACCCGCTGGGAGCCCGCCACCGCCGGGCGACATCACCGTCCAGAACAGGCTGTGGTTGGCGTGCCCGCCACCCTGGTTGATCAGTGCCGCATGCAGGCTCTGCGGCAAGGCGCTCAACTGACCGAGCAGTTCCTCGACCGGCACCTCGGCGTAGGGCGTTCCCTCCAGTGCTGCATTCAGGTTGTTGATATACGTTTGATGATGCTTGCTGTAGTGGATTTCCATGGTCTGCGCATCGATGTGCGGCTCCAGAGCATCGTAGGCGTATGGCAGTACTGGCAGGCTATGAGGCATGAGCGGTCTCCTTCAGTGGTAGTGGCGGCCATGACTGGCCTGATTGTTCGCTGGGCGCTGCCAGGCATGACGCTGCGAGGCGCCAAGCAGACGATCGGTACGCGGAAAGGCACCGTGCTCGCTGATGAACTGCAACAGCTCCAGGTAGGTGCGACGGCTGTGATGCAGGGCAACCTCACGCAGGGCCTGCGGCTGCTGCATGTCGGCCAGGGTCTGCAGAAGGCGCTCATGGCTTGCACAGAGGTTCTCCGCAGCCTCCTCCGGCTGACCCAGTGTCAGATGCAGGTCGGCCAGGTTGTGGTGCGAAATGACGAAGGCGGCAACCGCCATGTTGTGATCGGACCAGCGCCCGAACATCACCTGCGCCTCAGCCAGGGCCTGCAGATAAAGCTCGCGAGCCTGCACCCAATCGCCCTGGGAGAAACAGCGATTGCCCGTTTCGATGATGGTTTTCCAGTGCTCCATGACAGACCTCCTGATAGGAACCGAGCCACGCCATGCGGCATGCCGAGCCCATCTCGAAAGCGCCTGCTATCGCGCGTTCGAGATGGGCAAAGCACCCCAGCGACATGACCGGAACTGAAGGGAAAACGGCTCAGAGGCCGCCTTCGGTGAGTTTTTCCGGATTCAGCAGTTGCTCGAGCTGCGCCCGCGACAGATCGGTGTGCTCCAGTGCCACCTCGATGATCGGCCGCCCTTCGCGGTAGGCCTGCTTGGCGATCTCGGCGGCCTTGAGATAGCCGATGATCGGGTTAAGCGCCGTGACCAGGATCGGGTTGCGCTCCAGCGCTTCCTTGAGCTTGGGCTGGTTGACCTTGAAACTGGCGATGGCGCGGTCGGCCAGTAGATGGCTGACATTGGTCAGCAGCTGCATGCTGTACAGCAGGTTGTCAGCGATCAGCGGCAGCATCACGTTCAGCTCGAAGTTGCCGGACTGCCCGGCGATGGCGATGGCTGAGTCGTTGCCGATCACCTGCGCAGCGACCATGGCCGCCGCTTCGGGGATGACCGGATTGACCTTGCCCGGCATAATCGACGAGCCAGGCTGCAGCGCTTCCAGCTCGATCTCGGCCAGCCCCGCCAAAGGCCCCGAGTTCATCCAGCGCAGGTCATTGGCGATCTTCATCAGCGACACAGCAGTGGTCTTGAGCTGCCCGGAAACCGCAACGGCAGTGTCCTGCGAACCGATCAGCGCGAAGAAGTTGCTGCCGGAGGTGAACGGCACACCGCTCAGACCACTCAACTCCCGGCAGAACTGTTCGGCAAAACGCGGATGGGCATTGACCCCGGTACCAACCGCGGTACCGCCCTGCGCCAGCGCCTGCAGGCTGGGCTGTAGCGCACGCAGGTGCTCGATGTTGGCCTGAATCTGCTGCCCCCAGCCGTCCAGCACCTGGCTCATGCGTACCGGCATGGCATCCATCAGGTGGGTACGGCCAGTCTTGACGTAAGGCTGCACCTCCAGCGATTTCTCGCACAGCACCTTGAGCAGATGACCGAGCGCCGGCAGCAAACGCTCATGCAACTCGATGGCAGCACTGGCATGGATGGTGGTAGGGATGATGTCGTTACTGCTTTGCCCACAATTAACATGATCGTTGGCGCTGACCGGACTACCGAGAATGCGGCTGGCCAGCGTAGCGATCACCTCGTTGGCGTTCATGTTGGAGCTGGTACCGGAGCCGGTCTGGAACACGTCGACCGGGAAATGCGCCATGAAGTCACCGTCGAGCAGTTGCTGGCAGGCACCGACGATGGCATCGCCCATGGCCGGCTCGATCTGCTGCAATTCGACGTTGGCCCGGGCGGCAGCGGCTTTGACCAGAATCAACGCACGGATGAAGGGTGCCGGCATGCGCTGCCCGGATACCGGGAAATTGTTGACCGCTCGCTGGGTCTGCGCGCCATACAGCGCCGCGCCCGGCACCTCCAGTTCGCCCATGCTGTCGCGTTCGATGCGGGTGTCATTCATAGGGATGTCCTTGTGCCGGTTCGTTGAATGAGAGGGAGGGTTCCAGGCGCAGCGTCGCCAGGCGATTGAGCAGCACGTTCAGGCTGCGCTGACGGGGGAGGTCGTGTGCCTGTTGCTGCATGACTCGCAGAGGTCGGTAGGCGCGATCCAGGCAGAGGGTGCGCCAATGCCAGGGCAATGCCGGGTCACAGGCAGTGTCGAGCAACAATTCGAGCGTGATGCGCGAGGCGCGCCAGGCATCCAGCAGGCCACGATCCAACAGTTGCCGGGCGTGCCACTCGTGGAACTCGAGCAGGCGCGGTTCATCGGGACGCAGTGCGCAGCGCACGAGAAAGCCCTGCCAGTGCCAGCAGTTCACGCAAGGTGTGAAGAAGGGATAGAGCATGGACATCCACCTGATCATGTAATGATATTTATTCTCTTTTGAGAAAAATAATCAATACAGAATCTATGTGGACTTTCCCACAGAGAGCGACTCACAGCCTCTGGGGATGACAGACAAGCATGGCCCGAACGGCCATGCTTATCTGATTTCAGCGGGACTCAACTCCCGGCGACAGTCATCTTCTCGATCAGTACCGAGCCGGTGCAGATGTTGCCGCGACGTTCCAGGTCACGGCCGACCGCGACGATCTGGCGGAACATGTCGCGCAGGTTGCCGGCGATGGTCACCTCCTGCACCGGGAACTGGATTTCACCGTTCTCGACCCAGAAGCCAGCCGCCCCTCGCGAATAATCGCCAGTCACCAGATTCAGCCCCTGCCCCATCAGTTCGGTCACCAGCAGTCCTCGGCCCATTCGGCGTATCAGCGCCTGCTGGTCTTCGTCGCCATGGGTCACGAACAGGTTGTGCACACCACCGGAGTTGGCCGTGCTCGGCAGCCCCAGCTTGCGCCCGGAATAGGTGCCGAGCACGTAGGAAACCAGCTCACCCTTCTCGACGAACGGTTTGGCATAAGTGGCCAGGCCGTCGCCATCGAAGGTTGCACTACCCAGGGCTCGCGGCAGATGCGGACGCTCATCGAGACTCAACCACTCAGGGAACAGACGCTGACCGAGCGCACCTTCGAGAAAGGAAGAATGGCGATACAGGTTGCCACCGGAAATGGCCGCCAGCAGGTGGCTGAACAACCCACCGGCAAGCTCCGCGGCGAACAGCACCGGCACTTCGCAGGTCGGCACCGGGCGCGCGCCGAGACGGCTGACCGCACGCACTGCCGCGCGCTGACCGATGTCCGCAGCATCGGCCAACAATTCGCCCTGGCGATTGACGTCATACCAGTAGTCACGCTGCATCTGCCCTTCACCCTCGGCGATCATCACGCAACTCAGGCTGTGACGGGTGCAGGCGTAGCCACCGATGAAACCGTGGCTATTGCCATAGATGCGGCAGCCCTGGTGCGTATTGAGGCTGGTGCCATCGGCATTCTTGATCCGCTGATCAGCTGCGAATGCCGCCGCCTCACAAGCCAGCGCCTGTTCTACGGCTTGTTCCGGGGTAATCGACCAGGGGTGATAGAGATCCAGCTCCGGCAACTCGCGCGCCATCAGCGCAGCATCGGCCAGACCCGCGCACTCGTCTTCGCTGGCATGCTTGGCAATGGCCAGCGCAGCCGCCACCGTCTCGCGAATGGCAGCCTCCCCCGTCGCCGAAGTACTCGCAGAACCCTTGCGCTGCCCCACGTAGAGGGTGATGCCAAAGCCCTGGTCGCGATTGAACTCGACGGTTTCTACCTCGCCCTGGCGCACCGTGGTAGACAGGCCCTGGCCAGCAGAAACGGCCACTTCACAGGCGCTGGCGCCCTGACGAGCAGCCTCGGCGAGAATCGCCTCGACCTGTTGCTGCAGCGCTGGCAAAGCCTGCGGCCCGATCCGTTCTACTTCACTCATAACCTCTCCCGATTCTCTTGTCGCGAACGCCAATGGCTCGCTCTCGACTGCCCGCCCACAGGCCGGCAGTCACGGTTACTGCTATCATGGCGGCGTTTCCCTTTGGACCCACCCCATGTCTGATTCCTACGACGACTTCTCCCTGGAGAAGAGCAAATCCCAGGTCAAACGCGAACTGCATGCCCTGCAGGAGCTCGGCGAGCGATTGACCACGCTCAAAGCTGATCTGCTGGCCAAGATGCCGCTGACCGATGCCCTGCGCCGCGCCCTCGCCGAAGCGCCGAAACATACCGCCAACGCCGCGCGCAAACGTCATATCCAGTTCATCGGCAAGTTGATGCGTGAACAGGATGTCGACGCGATCCTTGCCATGCTCGACCAGGTAGACAGCTCCACTCGCGAATACAACGAACGCTTCCATGCCCTCGAGCGCTGGCGTGACCGCCTGATCAGCGAAGGCGACAGCGCCCTGGAAAGCCTCGTCGAGCTCTACCCGGACGCCGACCGCCAGCATCTCCGTGGACTGATCCGTCATGCCCAGCACGAAGCGGCGCATAACAAACCACCAGCCGCTGCGCGCAAGGTGTTCAAGTACATCCGCGAGCTCGACGAAATCCAGCGCGGCTTGCGTTGAACCAGCTCGGGGGGATGCGTCCACGCACTCACCTCGAGCTTGCCAGCCACAGCAGCAGTGGCACGCACCAGGCCAACGTGACCAGTAAACCGACCAGTGCGACCAGGCTGTCATTCCAGCGCCTTGGCTGGATCCGCCCCGCGGACACCAGCCGTAACGTCCAGTAGCCCTTGCCGTACAGCACCACTTCGAACACGAAGCTGAACAGCGCCTCCAGCATCAGGCTCCCGTACCACCGACGGTGATCGCATCGATCTTCAACGTCGGCTGGCCGACGCCAACCGGCACCGACTGGCCGTCCTTGCCGCAAGTACCGACACCACTGTCCAGAGCCAGGTCGTTACCGACCATCGATACTTTGCTCATCGCCTCCGGGCCATTGCCGATCAGTGTCGCGCCCTTGACCGGCGCGGTGATCTTGCCGTCCTCGATCAGGTAGGCCTCGCTGGTGGAGAACACGAACTTGCCACTGGTGATATCGACCTGACCGCCACCGAGATTGGCGCAGTAGATGCCCTTCTTCACCGAGCGGATGATCTCTTCCGGGTCGCTCTCGCCCGCCAGCATGTAGGTGTTGGTCATGCGCGGCATCGGCAGGTGCGCGTAGGATTC
Protein-coding regions in this window:
- a CDS encoding HPr family phosphocarrier protein is translated as MPAREITIINKLGLHARAAAKFVGVASTYPCQVRIGRAPESLVDGKSIMAVMMLAAGKGTPVHLHTEGAQEQEAMDALIGLIENYFDEGE
- a CDS encoding superoxide dismutase, with translation MPHSLPVLPYAYDALEPHIDAQTMEIHYSKHHQTYINNLNAALEGTPYAEVPVEELLGQLSALPQSLHAALINQGGGHANHSLFWTVMSPGGGGLPAGELAAAIDAELGGFAAFKDLFTKAALTRFGSGWAWLSVTPEKKLVVESSANQDSPLMHGNTPILGLDVWEHAYYLRYQNRRPEYIGAFFNVIEWREVARRYRQALS
- a CDS encoding ZIP family metal transporter; this encodes MRTLLTSLPDLHGRVFRYLLGGAILLCGGLLLLIQALVMLDQNAQPELLRALRGGLLCATGTALGALPVLFMGELSERWHGRLLGFGGGVMLAATVFSLLVPALEVAGEQGFSPWSAGMLTSIGVLLGAAALLGLGRLLAQRQRHDESDRAQDGLASGVLLFVIAIMLHNVPEGMAVGVAAGAGLSGADSLAIGIALQDVPEGLIVALVLASAGMGRGQAVLIGAASGLVEPVFAVLCAWLVGVSHVLLPWGLALAAGAMLFAVIHEIIPEAHANGHRADASLAVAAGFCLMMVLDTALV
- the yjgA gene encoding ribosome biogenesis factor YjgA, with the protein product MSDSYDDFSLEKSKSQVKRELHALQELGERLTTLKADLLAKMPLTDALRRALAEAPKHTANAARKRHIQFIGKLMREQDVDAILAMLDQVDSSTREYNERFHALERWRDRLISEGDSALESLVELYPDADRQHLRGLIRHAQHEAAHNKPPAAARKVFKYIRELDEIQRGLR
- the pmbA gene encoding metalloprotease PmbA; translation: MSEVERIGPQALPALQQQVEAILAEAARQGASACEVAVSAGQGLSTTVRQGEVETVEFNRDQGFGITLYVGQRKGSASTSATGEAAIRETVAAALAIAKHASEDECAGLADAALMARELPELDLYHPWSITPEQAVEQALACEAAAFAADQRIKNADGTSLNTHQGCRIYGNSHGFIGGYACTRHSLSCVMIAEGEGQMQRDYWYDVNRQGELLADAADIGQRAAVRAVSRLGARPVPTCEVPVLFAAELAGGLFSHLLAAISGGNLYRHSSFLEGALGQRLFPEWLSLDERPHLPRALGSATFDGDGLATYAKPFVEKGELVSYVLGTYSGRKLGLPSTANSGGVHNLFVTHGDEDQQALIRRMGRGLLVTELMGQGLNLVTGDYSRGAAGFWVENGEIQFPVQEVTIAGNLRDMFRQIVAVGRDLERRGNICTGSVLIEKMTVAGS
- the rapZ gene encoding RNase adapter RapZ, coding for MRLIIVSGRSGSGKSTALDVLEDNGFYCIDNLPAGLLPDLAERFLPHSDMLLPQVAVSIDARNLLSQLRRFPELLDEVRKRNIRCDVLYLDAEDETLLKRFSETRRRHPLTNDNRSLAEAIAYESQLLAPITDRADLKIDTTRLNLYQLRDTLKLRLLGQTQTGTAFLVESFGFKRGMPVDADLVFDARCLPNPYWKPELRDFSGLDQPVIDYLAAQPEVEEMYQDIHAYLDKWLPRFAASNRAYVTIAIGCTGGHHRSVYLASRLSEALKQSLQNVQVRHRDLS
- a CDS encoding lyase family protein; amino-acid sequence: MNDTRIERDSMGELEVPGAALYGAQTQRAVNNFPVSGQRMPAPFIRALILVKAAAARANVELQQIEPAMGDAIVGACQQLLDGDFMAHFPVDVFQTGSGTSSNMNANEVIATLASRILGSPVSANDHVNCGQSSNDIIPTTIHASAAIELHERLLPALGHLLKVLCEKSLEVQPYVKTGRTHLMDAMPVRMSQVLDGWGQQIQANIEHLRALQPSLQALAQGGTAVGTGVNAHPRFAEQFCRELSGLSGVPFTSGSNFFALIGSQDTAVAVSGQLKTTAVSLMKIANDLRWMNSGPLAGLAEIELEALQPGSSIMPGKVNPVIPEAAAMVAAQVIGNDSAIAIAGQSGNFELNVMLPLIADNLLYSMQLLTNVSHLLADRAIASFKVNQPKLKEALERNPILVTALNPIIGYLKAAEIAKQAYREGRPIIEVALEHTDLSRAQLEQLLNPEKLTEGGL
- a CDS encoding FagA protein — encoded protein: MLYPFFTPCVNCWHWQGFLVRCALRPDEPRLLEFHEWHARQLLDRGLLDAWRASRITLELLLDTACDPALPWHWRTLCLDRAYRPLRVMQQQAHDLPRQRSLNVLLNRLATLRLEPSLSFNEPAQGHPYE